Genomic segment of Zingiber officinale cultivar Zhangliang chromosome 11B, Zo_v1.1, whole genome shotgun sequence:
ATGAATCGCCTACTTTTACTGACGTCTTGAGAGGAAATGTACCAGAGGTTAATTTTATTGTGAACGACACACAATATACAAAAGAGTATTACCTAATAGATGGTATATATCTGGAATAAGCCACTTTAATCAAGAGCTTTTCCTACCCCGGAtccgaaaagaatgaaatttaagaAAAGACAAGAGACGGCAAGAAAAGATGTCAAGTGGCAATTTTGGGTGCTCTAAGCTCGTTGGACAATTATAAGAGGTCCAGGGCGACATGAGTTTGTGGATAAATGCAACGAAATCATGTATACACATTATTTTACACAACATGATTGTGGAAGACAAAGGTCATGCAATATCAATTTGGGATCACGAAGAATAAGATACTATCATATCGAATCAAGGCTCAACCATTGAATTTACTGAATACATTCGACCAAATTCCAAGTTATGTGATATTTAGGTGCATCATTAGTTTCGACACGATTTGGTTGAACACATTTGGTAAACATGTCACCGTGATGAGTGAATGACTAATTTATcatctatgaaatatttagttatTTCAATTTGtatgttgtattattttttaaaatttatgtctTATATTGTACTATTTctgtttaaataaaatattattattaaattaattctatttaataagtatcaaaatatgtaaataaatattaagtaaaaaatatttatgaaaatttagacgaaatatattaaattgaaaattcgataaatataattaattttatttaaatataaaaatagatgTAAATTAATAAAATGATAGTGGGactaataaatatttgattggtgagatatttgattATGAAATTTAAGATATTTGAGAGTGAATATTTGATAGATGGGGCTTATAAATATTTGAGGACTAGGATTTTGATTGTGGAAGTTGATATTTGAGgagtgagatatttgattgatgatgtgGATGTGGAGTCCACACATATTTGGAGGAAATTTTTAAGCTCATTGTGACTGCTCCACACAATTGGGAGGGTAATTCCATGGTTTTTGTCAGGATTTAACCCTTACTCAATTCAACTCGGCTATGTCCTGGGGCAACCTGAACAATAATAGTAGTTTGAATAGTTGGAAAGCATGAATAgattttatgctttatttattgTTTGTCAATGCAACCAAGGTCCTTTTGCctttttttcttcactttctttTTTTTCCACAAATATGTCCCTAAGATTGTATTTTCGATGGAATCACCCCCCTCTAATCTAAATCATTGCTTTGAAGAATCAAAACTAGAATATCTAAGATAAAACTAAATGCACATAGAAATTCAGGTATAGGAAAGGATATGGTTACTTCAATCTGCCCCTTCTTGGCAACGTTGGTCCAGTCCTTGGCGGCGACGCCAGTCCGCCACTCAAACTCCACTGTCAACGTAGCAGCCGGTTGGTGGTAGGGCGCCCACACGCACGCCAAGTAGTCGCCTTCCTCGTTCGCGCTAAAGGCAAAGGTGCCTGATTCCACGCGATCTTCGTAGTGAATGCTATTACCGTAGGGCGAAGTAACCTAACAAAACAACGAAGCAAACATTCCAACGACCAAGGGTCCACATAAAAATCCAATAAACACAATATCTTAATCAGGGTGGAAATGATCGATACCTTAACGGTGATTTTGTGAGAATCGGGGAGCTGGGCGGCGTCAGACGGGATGACGACGGAGTACTTCCCGACGGCCATGGCGTGGAGCTTGATGTCCTCGGTTACGCACTTGGTGTGCCCTGATTCGAGCTCGAACCGCAGGGCGCCGGCGGGCGAGAGGAAGAGCGACGCCATGGCGAGGGAAGCGAGGAGCGCGGCGACGCATCTCCTTCCCCGTGTCGCTCGCTCTTTCATGTCGCGTTCTCCTTCACCTTGTCCTCGAATCAGAACTCGAAGACGATCGAAACGGTCGTCGTGGAGATCGGCAGAGTCCGGctgaaggagaggaggaagaaattAATCGAGCGGTCAACATTTATTGTTGAGAAACGGTTCGCTTCGAACTCGAATCGGATTTTGATCGTGCGGTTGAGTTCAGGTTGAACCGGATAGAAACCGGTATTTAGTTAGGTCGATTAGGGTTTGTGCGGCCCTCACCACTTCGCTCTTCCCCTGCCCCAACCTCGTCCCTCCTCTCGCTCTCGCGCTCGCGGCCAGCCGACGATCGCTGCCGTGCCCTACCGTCGAAGCCGCCACCACCGGAAGGCCTCCGGTATCACCTCACCCTTCCACCCCTCTGTTCTCACTCGCGTCCAAAATTGTTGTATTATTAGACTACAAAATTCGGACATGATCTTGAGGTTTGCTATTATTGTTCTCTCTACCGATTTGATGCAGTAGAAGGGAGAAAGATGACGTACATGCGCGGTGACCTCCTCACCAAGATGAGGAAGCTGGTGAAGGGCCTCGCCTGTCCCACGCCGAAGTGGCTCAAAGCAATGGAATTGTACGACGCTcgtttccatttttttttcactttcttaTCATGTACTTCGTTCAGTATATCGTTGATCGAGATTTGGATCATAGAAAATTGATTGATCGAATTGGCTTTGTGCAGGGCACCTCCAGTGACATTTCCTCGGGCAGAACCGAAGATCGAAACTATCAAACTGCCGGAGGATAAGTATGTAAGGAGATTCTTCAAGAAACATCCGGATTCACTTTACCATGATGCTGTCAGGTACACTGAGCTCCAACAGTTGTTTTAAGGTCCATAGACTTTTCCTGGTTCAATTTTGATTTGTTATGCTCTCTGGTAAACTGTTTTAGGTCATTCGACAATAGTTGGTGATATGCCTCTATTTTCATGTTTTGATCGGATTTGTTTTGTTTGAAGTTATAAGCTCATCCTACATTTTTTGTACTGCCATTGTAATACCATAAGATTGACATCGTTCACTAACAATTTATCAGTTGCTAGTAGATTTTTTTTCATGGATTTTTGACTAATACTTAAATTGGATCTCTAAAAGCTCAACACCTACGTGGTCTTTTCGTCAATTTTTAATAAATAGTGACTAGTTAAGTTTTTGGCATGAGGTTCCTTGTCTCGTGATTTaattttctctatttcatttACATTATTATAGTATCTATGTTGAGTTGTTTACTTGTTATTTGACTGAATAACTCTCTGTACTTAGCAATAGAAGTTTGGGGGTGTCTATAAATCCCGTAAGTAGTTATTTTTTGTTGTTTGAACTTTAAGCTGAAACGTCAATCAACATGTTTGTACTGGCACTGGTAGCACTGAAATTTGGTTCATTTTATTCTTGTAGGCTTGTAGCCATTTTCTAAGTTTCACTTTGTGTAATCTTGTTATAGATTCATGacaatttaatttaaacttagaCTTCAAAAATTCATCAGATATTAGAGCACCCATCAGTTTCCCTatcactatatctaaaatttagggtaaataaatcacttttttaaatttagacaatcacttttcactacacactacatcaacTACCCTAAACTTTCTATTATcttcaattttttattattttcttctctttcttctattttttattattatatttatggaatgagtgacatgagagagattgaaaagaataCGTGGAAGGtgagagattgaaaagaaatattattttattttcagggtagaggtttcattccctaaatttagagaatcactatttatcaaatctaaatttagggaatagatAGGGTAACTGATGCAAAGGTTTGTTAGCTaccctatccaaaatttaggataaaatctttggatagggtagttgatgtggatgctcttatcATAATTTTTACTCAGTGCTACATGTGAAGTTGAAACTTTGATTAAGTAAATTGATGAAAGGTTTGCTGTAATGCTTTTCGCTTATATTGACAGGATAAGTGATTTTGATCCTCCTCCAGCACGAATTTTCGCTTGGCGGGTTTTGGAACTGATGGAACAAGGTGTTACTGAAGACATAGCCATGGCTGTTGCTGATGTACGTTTCCAACCTTCTAAAATCTTCTTATCTGTGATTTTGTCTACCACATAAGCAGAAGATTTGGAATACTATATAACACGTCTCATTCTAAATCGTGCATCGACTCTTTTGAATTTTCTGCCTGATTACAATTGAACATACAATTTGAGATATGAGAGCTAACTACAGAATAGTCTGACTTATTTTTATGTTTCTTTTCTGTTAGATGGAATATCGAAATCAGAAGAAAGCGAGAAAGAAGGCATACTCTGAGCTGAAGCAAATTTGCCGTCTGCAAGGGAAGAAACCACCCCCAAACCCCTACCCAAGTGCAATCAAAGAGATACAAGCAGAGGAGAAGAAATTTGTCAGAGATCGTTTCTTTAACCCCAAGGTACTTGAAATTGTGAAACAGATGAAAGCGGATAAAGCCGCTGAGTTCCAAGAGAGACAATCAGAAGTTGGTGGTGATAGGAGTTACGGTGGCCAGCAGCAGCGTGGTGGATGGAACGGTGGTGGCCAGCAGCCGCGTGGTGGATGGAACGGTGGTGGCCAGCCTGGTGGCTGGGGTGGTGGACGGAGCGGTGGCCAGCCTGGTGGCTGGGGTGGTGGATGGAACACTGGTGGTAGACAGTAGTGAGTAGGATCCATGGATCATTCATTTCATCGATTTCGCGTCACTTTTCTTCTTAATGGCGACAAAACAGGCTTGTAAGTTATAAGCTTATCTTTGCTTTTGAGAAATGCGAAACGTAATAATGGGGTATTCTGGAACTCTAGTACTCCATACTGTTTCATTGTTTTTATGATTCAAATTTCTGTACATACCAATGTTTCACGCCCTTACCTTTCATAAATTAAATTTACTCGCGGTCAGCTAACTCATTTATCCTTTTTCATATAACGGAGTTATTTATCCTTTTTCATATAACTTAAAAACGGATTGTGAGGGGGCCTCACATCTTGTTTCATATAATCTAAACGGATGTGTAATTATTTTGACTACACTATATTAAATTTACTTGAGGAATTAGTAAAATGAATTTGCATCAGGCTCAAATTAGGGTAACACAAGTTTCAAAAGTTTCCAAATGTTTTTTGTTTGATTCggtatttgtatttatttatagAAGAAAAAGGATGCATTTTTGCATTCTtcgataataaaaaatttatccaGAACACACCTTATACAATTTCAGAAGTCAACCTATAATTTCAGAAGGCAACCtttgaaatattaatttttagCCGTGACTCTATGTTATTCAGGTTAAAACATTTGAAATTGTTTTAAATGGGTTGCTATTTGATTTCATATAGAAATTCACAATCCTGATAATAGCCGTgaacatttaaaattatttatcttaaacATATAACCTAAGAAGGAAatctaaacttaaaaaaaattattagcttAAAATCACTATAATTCAatctctaaattttaaaattttaaatcctaaatatatataatataccccATGAACATCTAAAGATTTTAATCTTGAATACTATAATCCAAGAGAGAAGCTTGAACCCTAGAGAGTAAATTTTATTAACTCAAATCCGTTATAACCTAAttcctaaattctaaaattttgaacccaaatatatataatatatcctctctctatatatctatatatatatataattttattttagaggTATATTATTTAGGGTTCAAGATTTTCGGATTTAGGAGTTGTGTTATAATAGATTTGAGCTAATAATATTTTCCCTTTAAGGTTCAAACTTCTCTCTTGGATTATAGTgttcaagattaaaaattttagatgttcacgagatatattatatgtatttagggtttgagattttaggatttaggggTTGTGTTATAATGgtttaagctaataagattttcCTCTAAGGTTCAAGCTTCCCTCTTGGATTAtagtattcaagataaaaaaaaaaattagatgctcACGGGTATCtttaaaaaaatgttaatttttttttttaaaaaaaatataatccaGGCGCCTAGATCATTGTAGCACAGATGGGCGCACGAAATATGGTCCGTAGCAGATCGCCTCTCTATATTCAGGAACCtggattcatttttttttaaaaaaaaaaaaatcagcattTCCTTAAAGATACCCCGTgagtatctaatttttttttttttatcttgaatcCTATAATCCAAGAGGAAAGTCTAACCCTAAatgaaaaatcttattagcttaaacTCATTATAATCTAACCCataaatcctaaaatttaaaaccctaaatatatataatataccccATGAGCatctaaagtttttaatcatGAACACTATAATCCAAGAGAGAAATCTGAACCCAAGAGGAAAAATCTTATTAGTTCAAACCCATTGTAACCCAActcctaaattctaaaatttttaaccCAAAATATATGTAATAtatcccccccaaaaaaaaaaactttttgaatGAATCAAGGCACATGAATTTATCCAAGCACCTAGACCAGTGTCGCACACAacattcctctctctctctctctctctctctctctctctctctctctctctctatatatatatatatatatatataacaacttAATATGAACAAAATACAATTCAAAAACATTCATTACGAAGAACCTTTTGATTTCTCACAACAATTTGCTAAAATCAAAGATGCTGGTTATTATAGCTCTGCACTAGTTGGTTAAGGTGACCAAATACTGATACAACAAAATAACACCATATTAGCACTACTTACGTCTTTACATTATAGAATTATTGTATTAAAAACATAACTCCTTACACTTGAAAATCATATTTACAAAAATAATCAAACTAAGGATCTCAAAGAAGCATTAGGAAATTTAAACAAAGACCAGTGTTCTAAAACGCGGGCTAGGCGGTCGCCTAGGCGCCGCCTAGTCACTGTGCGGCAGCAAGCCGCGCCGAAAAATCCCCAGGCGGGTGACCTCGGCGGCCCAACCGCCTAGGCGGCTCTCGGCGGCCCTAGGCGGGCCTCGGCGAGCCTCGTCGGACCTCCGCGACACGTTATTTAGGTTTCACTGTTTTGGTATTTTGTTCGAAATTTCCTGTTTACGCCTTCGTCGTCTCTCAGCGTCGCTTCGTCTTCTCATCGTTGCTGCGTAGCTGCATCGTTGCGTAGAAGGCTTCGTCGCTCCGGTAAGTGCCGGAGGGCTCCCGCGAGGCGCCGGTGGCGTCCACGCTGTCGCGCGAGTCGCGAGTCTCACggcgttttttgtttttttttaatttaataaattcaaacaattcctttaaaatttaaatatatttaagatttatttttttaataaattttattaatttatataaaacaaatttaaatatataaaattccattattaattttataatttattatttatataatcaCTAATcagattttaatatataaataatatatttaacttttttaataaataatattaaatattaatttatatattaacagatttaaaaattataataaatattatcatttatcagatattcagatttaaaaaataaaaaatatttaaattttaaaaaaatataatacatattattaatttatataaatcatatttataaattttatatattattaatttatattaatcgaatttataaatattaaaattatattaaaattctaataaatattattaatttatataaatcagttttaaaaatatgaaaattaaattaaaattttaaaaattccaataaataataaatattattaatttataattatatataacagtataaaacagatttaaaaatataaaaaaaaatatttaaaatttaatttatttaaacacatatctaataaattttattaattagattaagatatataaaaaaatattctcagactggttaatgacttaatgttattaaaatattttgtatTGTATGCCTGTATCTGTAtagtataattaaatatttaaattttattatcatgttatgtCTTGTTAGTTatcaatatatataattttttcagaTTATATATTACACGACTTGACGACACAAGATCTGTCCATGACCCGAATCGGAttagaagaaagtcaaatgacatcggatgggagtttgggatattgattgatccaaagaacaaaattaaatataagttATGTGGGAAAAGCAATATGTCGAAGTGTATAGGATAAAggagcacattggaaatataATGTAACGGTATGTATCCGTTGTCGCATCTCGAAGACAAAAAAAGTAACAAACAGACTATTTTAGAAGGGGAACataaagaagaacaaaataatggaagaaaGTTGTGAAGAGGTGGCTATTTagtagatgaagaagaaggtcttgaaattgaagggatggatggagtTAAAAACCTCTTCCACTGCCCCATATATAGATATGCATCTTCTAGAAATGCATGGGCTCGGTAGTAGTAACgccaaaaaatataaatgaggctcttttcaaagagagaactcaagaaattCAACAATGTGTGGGGAGATGGGTGTATGAAAATGGAAGGTCATTCAATGCggttgataatgatagcttcgAGCGACTAATGGATGCAGTGGGTCAATGTGGACCAGGATTCAAGCCGCCAACTCAATATTGaagccgaagttgaaagaacaaaacaattgctgaagaaacatgaagaagaatgggtGCTCAATTATGACggatgcatggagtgatagaaaaagaagaagcatcttaaatttatgtgttaattgcaaggagggtactacatttttagagtctaaggagtcttcagaggaggcgcatacagctgaacttatttttgagtatgttgacaagtgtgttgaacaagtagaGCTCGAATATTGTTCGATTAACAAACAATGCCACCAATAATGGTTAGtagctaaattgatgagagaaaaacgaCGACCCGAgatcttttggagttcatgtgactcacactattaatctcatgcttgaaagtacgacaaacttccacgatataaaaGGTGATTGAGCAATCCAAGGCTTTTACATTTTTTCTATGCTCATAAGACTTTATCATTGAGAAGTTTTCACGAAGAAGATAGTCAGCCGGGAGTTACGGTTTGCATCAAattcctcacattgcaaagtttgattgaaaaaagctagtttaagagccatgtttacaagtgatatgtaggagaaatgtaaatggtcaaaaacaaacaaaggaaaattggcttactctacggtgatgagcatgagttttggaatggtgtgacactttgtttgaaaatatttgctcctttggtaagagttcttgattggtagatggagatagaaagccatCGATGGGGTTTCTATATAGGGGCttttcaagctaaagaagatatcaaggtggtcttgaataacgtggaatcaaattatcagcctatcatagtcattattgagtcaaaaatgaaggatagacttgatacatcgTTGCATACCACTGCtttttttttgttgaatcccTGTTTTTACTATACAGATAGTTTTATTGCTCGTTATGAGGAGGTCGCGGtggggatttttgaatgcatggaaatTTTGCATGCCAATCAATTAGATCTACAAAATACAATTATTAACAATGAATTTGTAAAATACAAAGACAAGACTAGGTTATTTGGAAAAATATTGACAACAAAATCATGTagaaaaatgatgatacatttgatccatgtgcatggtggagtactcacacacctaacttgctaagggtggcattgaggatactttcattaactacaagttcatctaggagtacatttgaaggagtaagttttaaactttcagtctactctttaattaaattagttataatttttaatgtctactctatattcaggtactaactataatatttactttctctgttttttttttagattcatacaaagaaaagaaataggttggatgccaacaggttgaacaatctagtatttgtccaatttaatgatagattgttgaacaaacaaaaaagagaaaaagaaagaaatgttgatgtccttcttgcaaaagatgcttcaaatgcacaaggttagattgtggatggtggggaagatgatgaagttgaaataggttccgggctcacttggcaaatggttgatgaagcaagtggagcagatgaaaatttacaaccccgaagaagctctagagtgagagaacttcatgaagatgattttgcatccgaagaagaagaggaggatcacaataatgatagAGTTTGTGTTTGATGAAGagcaagttattgaaaattatggagaagaagcagaataaatacgagtctatgagatattattagttgtgtaattttgaactcattttgttaagacatgatttatgttattaaacaattatattttgcttgtaatcaagtaaatctgaTTGAGCCTCGATCTTTTTACTTTATTATTATGTTCTATGTTCTATGAaagtattttaattaagtctatataTTTCgacaaaaattttctttttgttttcatttttgtgtatTGGGTATTTATTATACATAGTTAGATCTCCAAAGTTCCTAACAGTTACATCTTTGCATTATATAATTGTATTAGAAATCAACTTTAGAATTGAAAATCATATCCacaaaaataatcaaaataacAATCTCTAAGAAGCTTaggaattttagaaccttgcaaAGACCTTAATAAATTTTCTCTTGGAAAAATAATACCCAGACAATTACCTACTACCTATAAATTTCTCACATATACAACCCAAGAAAAAGACTTATATGTTAATGGATCTACATCCACACACACGAACATAAACTAAAGTTTTTACATGATCATCACAAACTTTAAGACAACCAAATAGAACTTTATCAATGATACCTAGGAGATTATTGACCAATATTACTACTTATCAATTAGAAGAACTTATAGATATTGAATAGAATCTTTATAGTTTTtctaatgaacaattaaataccCTAAATCCAAGAAGATTATATAATCAAGGATTGTTATCCTTATCTACAGCATTGTATGGACATCATAGAATATAACCACTTCATTTACCAGATGAAGGTAAAGAACGCTTCACACCTATGACTGAAGAATCAGCAAGAACActttttcaatataaatataattacatCCATTTAGGACTAATTGTGTTTGGTCTTAGAGGACTTAATAGAAAAAGTATCAGAGCTAAAGTCTTTCTAGTTCTATATGACTCTAGATTTTTTGATAATGATAAAGTAATTATTAGACTTATTGAAGTCGACATGAATAGAAATTTGGGAATTACTTATTTCTATCCAAATTTTAAGATGACTATTCCATACTTTATCGAATATATTAAACTCTCAGTCCAAGTAGGAGGCTAAGGAGATTTTCAAAGACATAATATTCAAATagatataaatttctagaaaaaaACAATGACTAATATTAATAATAGCTTTAAAGTTTAAATAAACAATATTATTGAAACACTTACTACAAAAGAAATTTATTTTCTCAAACCTAAAGACTTTTCAACTAATTTACTTGTCAGGTTAGACTAGACCCTTAATATAGAACTAAGTACGAAACCTCAAACTTTACAACTCATGAAATCTattatttataaagatagacATGATAGTTCTATAGTAAGATTTCATAATTATTCATCACAAGAAGAAGATCATGAAGAAAACCATATAAACTTAATGAATATAGAAtaatatgtaacgacccgcctacTTCCTCTGAAGCCGGGGTTACTATGCAAGCTATATTTTGTGCGGAACTAATTAAAGATCTCATCGCTAATTGTTATAAAACTCATCATTGACTATGTCTAAAGCAGGTATACTGGACCTAAAGTCTTTTACTAAAAACCGAAACACTTGGTCGAACATCAATCGTCGATGACATCGATTGGATggtccgatcgatccagcatcCAGTGCACGGTCAAAATCGACTGGATCAGACGGTGACGGTGATCGAATCCGATCaatgatcgattggagctctctCGTGGAGCACTCGATGGGCGATCGTCGATCGATCGGCGTCGATCAAtcagatcgatcgatcgattccgACTTTCTTACacgcgctccaatcgatcggatcGGAGGGATCGATGACCGATTATATAGATCTGACACGggggatcgatcggccgatcgatcgattgaggatcgccaatcgatcggttgatcgatggTTCGATTTCTGCAAGGAAATCTCACGACTCGGAGGACCTTCTGATAAGCATAATATCGCTATAAAGCAtatcattactcatg
This window contains:
- the LOC122033699 gene encoding keratin, type II cytoskeletal 1-like; amino-acid sequence: MTYMRGDLLTKMRKLVKGLACPTPKWLKAMELAPPVTFPRAEPKIETIKLPEDKYVRRFFKKHPDSLYHDAVRISDFDPPPARIFAWRVLELMEQGVTEDIAMAVADMEYRNQKKARKKAYSELKQICRLQGKKPPPNPYPSAIKEIQAEEKKFVRDRFFNPKVLEIVKQMKADKAAEFQERQSEVGGDRSYGGQQQRGGWNGGGQQPRGGWNGGGQPGGWGGGRSGGQPGGWGGGWNTGGRQ
- the LOC122033700 gene encoding transmembrane emp24 domain-containing protein p24delta9-like, whose amino-acid sequence is MKERATRGRRCVAALLASLAMASLFLSPAGALRFELESGHTKCVTEDIKLHAMAVGKYSVVIPSDAAQLPDSHKITVKVTSPYGNSIHYEDRVESGTFAFSANEEGDYLACVWAPYHQPAATLTVEFEWRTGVAAKDWTNVAKKGQIEGMELELKKLEDTVKSIHDEMFYLREREEQMQEMNRSTNSRMAWLSFLSLAVCLSVAGLQLWHLKKFFEKKKLL